Proteins from a single region of Bdellovibrio bacteriovorus HD100:
- a CDS encoding ABC transporter ATP-binding protein → MDHPAIKLDHVTIELGGEVVLSDVSLEVQHGETLVIVGPSGAGKTVLLKTMAGIYKPLKGHVYCEGEDWQDLQSEEKIRLARKIGMQFQKSALFDSMSSFENVAFPLREHTTMNEQEIESRVRECLAEVGLSQAQNMMPHELSGGMKQRLGIARSLALHPEIIFYDDPTAGLDPINTDILLDLILNLKKEHASTIIMVTHSLLCAYKMADRIVLVGNKQVIVAGTAEEAQHSSHPLVRQFVEGIMEGPLKWD, encoded by the coding sequence ATGGATCATCCGGCGATCAAGCTTGATCATGTCACAATAGAGTTGGGCGGAGAAGTTGTATTAAGCGACGTCTCGCTGGAGGTTCAGCACGGCGAAACTCTGGTGATTGTGGGCCCCAGTGGTGCGGGCAAAACGGTTTTGCTGAAAACCATGGCGGGCATCTATAAACCCCTGAAGGGGCATGTCTATTGTGAGGGTGAGGACTGGCAGGATCTGCAGTCGGAAGAGAAAATACGCCTGGCGCGCAAAATAGGAATGCAATTTCAGAAAAGTGCGCTTTTTGATTCCATGAGTTCCTTTGAAAATGTGGCCTTTCCTTTGCGTGAACACACAACAATGAATGAGCAGGAAATTGAATCCCGGGTTCGAGAGTGTCTGGCAGAGGTCGGTCTGTCGCAGGCGCAGAATATGATGCCCCATGAGCTGTCGGGGGGCATGAAGCAACGCCTGGGGATTGCCCGGTCTCTGGCGCTTCATCCCGAAATTATTTTCTATGATGATCCCACCGCGGGGCTGGATCCGATTAACACCGATATTCTTCTCGACTTGATTTTGAATCTTAAAAAAGAACATGCTTCAACCATCATCATGGTCACCCACAGCCTTTTGTGCGCCTATAAGATGGCGGATCGGATTGTACTTGTGGGGAACAAACAGGTGATAGTGGCCGGGACGGCGGAAGAGGCTCAGCACTCTTCTCATCCCCTGGTGCGTCAGTTTGTCGAGGGGATCATGGAAGGACCCTTGAAATGGGATTAG